The sequence AAGGGATGTACTTCTCGGGCCCGGCCCGGAGCGAGTCCGGCCAGTACGACGACTTCGTCGAGATGTACGAGAGCGAGTTCGGCGAGAAGCCGATCCAGTCCTTCCACGCCCACGCCTACGACGCCACCAACCTCCTGCTCGACAAGATCGAGGAGGTCGCCGAGCAGGACGGCGACACACTGACGATCGACAAGCAGGCGCTCCGCGACGCGCTGTACGCCACCAGGGACTACGACGGGCTCACCGGGCGGATCACCTGCAACGTCTTCGGTGACTGCGCCTCGCCGCGCATCGGCGTGTACCACAACACCGACCCGTCGGTGGGCATCTTCGGGACGATCAGCAACGTGGTGTTCACGTCCTCGCCGGAGGTGAAGGCCACCGTCCCCGAGCGGCGGTAGACGCACGGGTCCGGGCCGGCCTCCGACGCGGCGGCCGGCCCGGTCCCACTAACCTCCCGTCCGTGTCCACCGTGCTGAACCGCCCATCGCGTTGGTCGGCGCGCCGTATCGACTTCGTCACCGTCGTCCTTTGGCTGGTGCGGATCGCCGCGGTGATCGTGGTGATCTGGGGCGCGTACTTCAGTCTGACCGGCGGGCGGCTCACCGTCGTCCAGTGGCGCGGTCTGGTGCTGGCCGGGATCGCTCAGGGGTCGGTCTACGCGCTGATCGCTTTGGGCTACACGATGGTCTACGGCGTGCTCGGGTTCATCAACTTCGCGCACGGCGAGGTCTTCATGAGCGGGGCGATGGTCGGCTTCGTCGCCGCGGACGCGCTCGCGCGCCACGGTGTGTGGAACAGCCAGCCGGTGCTGTCGCTCCTGATCGTCCTGGCGGTGTCGATGGCGGTGTCGACCTTCGTGGCGGTGCTCCTCGAGCGGGTGGCCTACCGGCCGCTGCGGGGCGCGCCCCGCCTGATCCCGCTGATCACGTCGATCGGCGCGTCGTTCTTCCTGCAGTACACGTTCCGGGGGTTGTTCGGGCCGGGGATCAAGACCTACCCGTCGGTCGACGTCCTCCAGGGCCAGGTCAGCCTCCTCGGCGTCGGAGTGGTCAAGACCCAGGCGCTGACGATCGTGGCGGCGTTCGCGATGATGCTCGGTCTGTACCAGTTCGTGGAGCGCACCAAGACGGGGCGGGCGATGCGGGCGGTGGCCGAGGACAAGGAGATCGCCGCGCTGATGGGGGTCGACGTCGACCGCACCATCGTCACCACGTTCGCGGTAGGCGGCGCCATGGCGGGTGCGGCCGGCCTGCTGTGGGCGCTGGTGTTCCGGTCGGTGTTCTTCTTCACGGGGTTCCTCCCCGGCATCAAGGCGTTCACCGCCGCGGTCCTGGGAGGGATCGGCAACATCGTGGGCGCCATGATCGGTGGGCTGCTGTTGGGGGTCTTCGAGGCGTTGGGCCCCAGCATGGTCCTGACCGGCCTGGGGATCCCCTCGGCCCACCAGCTCAAGGACGTGGTGGCGTTCACCGCGTTGGTCATGGTGCTGATCTTCCGTCCCAGCGGTGTCCTGGGCGAGCGGTTGGCGGAGGAGCGGGCGTAGATGGCGCGGACCCTGCGCACCCCCGCCCGGGAAGCCGGTCCTGCCGTCGAGCGCGAGCAGCAGCGCCGCGACATCGACCTGCGGCGCGCGGTGCGGTGGGGCCTGATCTCGGGGGTAACCGCGGTCTACGTCCCGGCGGTCGGCATGGTGGCCAGCTTCGCCGGCCGCAGGATCGCCGGCGTGGTGACGCTCGGCTACCTGCTGATGGTCCTTGTGCCGCTGACGTACGGCTACGTGGCCGGGAAACCGCCCCCACAGCTCGAGGGGTACGCGCCAGCACGCCGGGGCCCACGCAACGTCCTGGCGGGGCTGGTGACCGGGGTGGCGACGGCGCTCGTCCTGACGGCGTTCCTGGCCGTGGTCGACGCGCTCGACCTGAGGCGTATGTTCATCAACTTGAGCCCGCAGATGGTCGACCAGCTCACGTTCGGCCGGGGCGTGACGGGCGGGGCGGCCCTGCTCCTGGCCGGTTCGGCGGTCGCGGGGGCCGCTGGCGGTGCGGTCCACGTCATCCCACAGCGGTGGCGGCGGCCGCTGCTGGCGACGCTGCTGTGGGTGGTCACGTTCGGGCTGCTCCGGGACCTGATCGGGCCGCTGCTGCGCGGGACCGGCCTGGGGGCGGTGGCCGACATGCTGTACGCGCGCGGCGGCGGCCTGTCCGGTTGGGGCGCCGCCATCGTCGCAGTCAGCTTCTTCGCCTTCTACGCCGTGATCGAGACGCGACGCACCACCGTCCGGGAGCGGTTCGAGGCGATGCCGGCGCGCCAGCGGCGGACCTACGGTGCGGTGGCGCTCGCCGTCGGTGTCGTGGTGGTGGGACTGCTGCCGCAGGTGCTGGGGCCGTTCCTCAGCGAGATCCTCGACCTGGTGGGGATCTACCTGTTGATGG is a genomic window of Actinomycetota bacterium containing:
- a CDS encoding branched-chain amino acid ABC transporter permease, which codes for MLNRPSRWSARRIDFVTVVLWLVRIAAVIVVIWGAYFSLTGGRLTVVQWRGLVLAGIAQGSVYALIALGYTMVYGVLGFINFAHGEVFMSGAMVGFVAADALARHGVWNSQPVLSLLIVLAVSMAVSTFVAVLLERVAYRPLRGAPRLIPLITSIGASFFLQYTFRGLFGPGIKTYPSVDVLQGQVSLLGVGVVKTQALTIVAAFAMMLGLYQFVERTKTGRAMRAVAEDKEIAALMGVDVDRTIVTTFAVGGAMAGAAGLLWALVFRSVFFFTGFLPGIKAFTAAVLGGIGNIVGAMIGGLLLGVFEALGPSMVLTGLGIPSAHQLKDVVAFTALVMVLIFRPSGVLGERLAEERA